A genomic segment from Nicotiana sylvestris chromosome 1, ASM39365v2, whole genome shotgun sequence encodes:
- the LOC104232527 gene encoding uncharacterized protein At4g06744-like, protein MNLYAIKENDHQQFLLITFFMNFSIFSSSMMILYFFIFFSVLRNCTSQLLPPLPAPNLTFLDQRLALIFPIIQNFKNTITLDPLGVTQSWTGPNICNYKGFYCDNPPYNTSAISLASIDFNGFQLTAPTLDGFIDQLPDLAIFHANSNNFSGIISSKITQLPYLYELDLSNNKFIGTFPLSVLNIKTLTFLDIRYNLFTGIIPPQIFTQNLDAFFLNNNNFIQKLPDNLGSTTALYLTLANNKFIGPIPRSIGQAPNLLEILFLNNLLTGCIPYELGLLKKAIVIDVGYNMLTGPLPCSFGCLESVEQLNFAGNLLYGQVPEVVCSLTNLVNFTLSYNYFTKVGPLCRELIKKGILNVEKNCILGLPNQRSIVECLIFRGQIKLCPLQKTYNVIPCKIPKFRPNRPPRAERHLISYSALSKITKLY, encoded by the coding sequence ATGAATCTTTATGCTATAAAAGAAAATGACCATCAACAATTTCTTCTCATCACATTCTTCATGAATTTTTCAATATTTTCCAGTTCCATGATGATTCTTTATTTCTtcatatttttttcagttttgaGAAATTGCACTAGCCAATTACTACCACCTTTACCAGCACCAAATTTAACCTTCTTAGACCAAAGACTTGCTTTAATATTCCcaataattcaaaatttcaagaaCACAATCACTCTTGATCCTTTAGGTGTCACTCAATCTTGGACAGGCCCTAATATCTGCAATTACAAAGGATTTTACTGTGATAATCCACCTTATAATACCTCAGCAATTTCTCTTGCTTCTATAGATTTCAATGGATTTCAACTCACTGCTCCCACATTAGATGGATTTATCGATCAACTCCCTGATTTAGCCATATTCCATGCAAATAGCAACAATTTCTCGGGCATAATTTCTTCAAAAATTACTCAACTTCCATATCTCTATGAGCTTGATCTTAGTAACAACAAATTCATCGGTACATTCCCTTTGTCAGTTCTCAATATCAAGACTCTAACTTTCTTAGATATTCGTTATAATCTCTTCACTGGAATAATCCCACCTCAGATTTTCACACAGAATCTTGATGCATTTTTTCTTAACAACAATAACTTCATACAAAAACTTCCTGACAACCTTGGATCAACCACTGCTCTATATTTAACGTTAGCCAACAACAAATTCATTGGTCCAATTCCACGTAGCATTGGACAGGCTCCAAATTTGTTGGAAATTCTGTTCTTGAACAACTTGCTTACTGGTTGCATTCCCTATGAATTAGGACTTCTAAAAAAAGCAATTGTGATTGACGTTGGATATAACATGTTAACTGGTCCATTGCCATGTTCTTTTGGGTGTTTAGAAAGTGTGGAGCAATTGAATTTTGCTGGAAATTTGCTCTATGGACAGGTTCCTGAAGTGGTCTGTTCACTAACAAATTTAGTGAATTTTACTTTGTCATATAATTATTTTACAAAAGTTGGGCCATTATGTAGGGAGTTGATCAAGAAGGGAATTCTTAATGTTGAGAAAAATTGCATTTTAGGTCTTCCTAATCAGAGATCAATAGTAGAGTGTTTAATATTTCGGGGGCAAATTAAATTGTGTCCATTACAGAAGACTTATAATGTGATACCTTGTAAAATTCCGAAATTTCGTCCCAATAGACCACCTAGAGCAGAAAGACATTTGATTTCTTACTCTGCTTTGTCAAAAATTACAAAGTTGTATTGA